One Molothrus aeneus isolate 106 chromosome 6, BPBGC_Maene_1.0, whole genome shotgun sequence genomic window carries:
- the ZNF770 gene encoding zinc finger protein 770, whose amino-acid sequence MLKTQHCVAAVKIPKKKPYICDMCYKQFETPSKLARHYLIHTGQKPFECHVCNKTFRQLVHLERHQLTHNLPFKCIVCYRNFKNVITFLKHQQLHNENYENDTKQAENYVNSEQDRVTCGIFHCSVCWKPFATEERWMLHQCLKSDHLHGARRRKKKIHTCESCNKTFPSRSKLERHFLIHTGQKPFKCSSCGKSFRQSTHLKIHQLTHTEERPFQCCFCQKGFKIQSKLMKHKQLHARNKTFPNIVCKAKTLKYPRPHNVLEGKWDSFENADTHKSQENDPHDVHSIYIVPFQCPACDQCFETEHFLKVHKCCYPKESRSSNNGTTARRHAVNRKNKSLMKLKHTGGKATDFSLTNRKKFKSGHIGSPDLVTARDQRCDQHVSTKPSKERRSRRDVHKSVCSRMKRTFAVPLPWQEYPQPPDLGRNLKDVLPGESMLNVGDSLDNKDDAFYGSSNDSFFDNPEVLHSTFSSSAKNTHNRHKVCKCDRCEKIFPSSSKLQRHYLIHTGQKPFGCNVCGKAFRQSAHLKRHQLTHTEKRACKSPVCQVEFVNLNKLFNHQGDHTEFMSSQPVGYSGYSQAPSQPSGFEEFELIQSNQAAEIKVEIESGDFVLDTSSRNPQPYLCSKLLETKQSCYSSWHDFSESSEKSEAVNKLYQCSICFKTFKSPSKLERHHLMHAGQKPFECLVCGKKFRQAPHLKRHHLIHFKESLKLSSTEEQAENVLVLSKQDNVL is encoded by the coding sequence atgttaaaaactcAGCATTGTGTAGCAGCTGTCAAGATACCCAAGAAAAAGCCATATATTTGTGACATGTGCTATAAACAGTTTGAAACCCCATCAAAATTAGCTAGGCATTACCTCATACATACTGGTCAAAAGCCATTTGAATGTCATGTATGCAATAAAACGTTCAGGCAGTTAGTCCACCTGGAGAGGCATCAGTTAACCCATAATCTGCCTTTTAAGTGTATTGTTTGTTATAGAAACTTCAAAAATGTAATCACTTTCTTAAAGCATCAGCAGCTTCATAATGAAAATTATGAGAATGATACAAAGCAAGCAGAAAACTATGTGAATTCTGAGCAAGACAGGGTCACTTGTGGCATATTTCATTGTTCTGTGTGCTGGAAACCCTTTGCAACTGAAGAGAGGTGGATGCTGCATCAGTGTCTCAAGTCAGATCATCTACATGGTgccagaaggagaaagaagaaaattcacaCTTGTGAATCATGTAACAAGACGTTTCCATCCAGATCCAAGCTAGAAAGGCACTTCCTTATTCACACTGGCCAAAAACCTTTTAAGTGTTCTTCATGTGGCAAATCTTTCAGACAGTCAACACATTTGAAAATTCAtcagctcacacacacagaagaaaggccttttcagtgctgtttttgTCAGAAGGGATTTAAAATACAGAGCAAACTCATGAAGCATAAACAGCTCCATGCCAGAAATAAGACTTTCCCCAATATTGTATGTAAAGCAAAGACTCTTAAATATCCCAGACCGCACAACGTGTTGGAAGGAAAATGGGATAGTTTTGAGAATGCTGATACACACAAGTCACAGGAGAACGACCCACATGATGTGCACTCAATTTATATTGTACCCTTTCAGTGCCCAGCATGTGACCAGTGTTTTGAAACAGAGCATTTTCTAAAGGTACACAAATGTTGTTAtccaaaagaaagcagaagttcAAATAATGGTACAACAGCACGCAGACATGCAGTcaacaggaaaaataagagCCTGATGAAACTGAAGCATACTGGAGGAAAGGcaacagatttttctctgactaacagaaaaaaatttaaatcaggTCACATTGGAAGTCCTGACCTGGTTACAGCTAGGGATCAGCGCTGTGATCAGCATGTGTCCACTAAACCTTCCAAGGAGCGCCGGAGCCGGCGTGACGTGCACAAGTCAGTTTGCAGTCGGATGAAAAGAACGTTTGCTGTGCCGTTACCTTGGCAAGAGTACCCACAGCCTCCTGACCTGGGCAGGAATTTAAAAGATGTGCTTCCTGGTGAAAGCATGTTAAATGTTGGTGATTCACTGGATAATAAAGATGATGCTTTTTATGGTTCATCAAATGATAGTTTTTTTGATAATCCAGAAGTACTTCACTCTACTTTTTCATCTTCTGCAAAAAATACACATAACAGACACAAAGTGTGTAAATGTGACAGATGTGAAAaaatttttccatcttcatCCAAACTTCAAAGACATTATCTTATACACACGGGACAGAAGCCCTTTGGCTGTAATGTTTGTGGGAAGGCATTTAGACAGTCAGCTCACTTAAAAAGACATCAGCTCACCCATACTGAAAAGAGAGCCTGTAAAAGCCCCGTTTGCCAGGTAGAATTTGTAAACCTGAACAAACTTTTCAACCACCAGGGAGATCACACTGAATTTATGTCTTCTCAGCCTGTGGGTTATTCAGGTTACTCTCAAGCACCTTCACAGCCATCTGGCTTTGAAGAATTTGAGCTGATTCAGTCAAACCAAGCAGCTGAAATCAAAGTTGAAATTGAGTCGGGGGATTTTGTTCTTGACACCAGCAGTAGAAACCCACAGCCGTATTTGTGCAGTAAATTGttggaaacaaagcaaagctgttACAGCTCTTGGCATGATTTTTCTGAAAGTAGTGAAAAAAGTGAAGCTGTTAACAAATTATATCAATGCAGTATCTGCTTTAAAACTTTTAAGTCTCCTTCTAAGCTTGAAAGACATCACCTAATGCATGCTGGACAGAAGCCATTTGAATGTTTagtttgtggaaaaaaattcagacaGGCCCCACATTTGAAAAGACATCACCTTATTCACTTTAAAGAGAGCTTAAAGCTTAGTTCCACTGAGGAACAAGCAGAGAATGTATTAGTTTTATCAAAACAGGATAATGTcctatga